One window of Arthrobacter oryzae genomic DNA carries:
- a CDS encoding GAF and ANTAR domain-containing protein has translation MANSPEHERVLELQDLIVGTQNVAEFLQRLSVMAAGALTRGTSGTVECGVTLKRRRRTFTVAGSSPRAVLLDEIEQRIGDGPCIEALKVKEPVLLANVDTDPRWPEYQKALADEGCRATLGVPLELGEDAAAALNFFAFESGVFTPAVIQEAVEFADLAAGAVRLAVRLGSAQSLAEDLAAAMQSRTSIDLACGVIMGQNRCSQAEAMAILTKVSSNRNQKLRVVAEELLANLAGGDVRTHFEP, from the coding sequence ATGGCCAACTCTCCCGAGCACGAACGCGTCCTGGAACTTCAGGACCTCATTGTCGGCACGCAGAATGTCGCCGAGTTCCTACAGCGCCTGTCCGTCATGGCGGCGGGAGCGCTGACCCGGGGCACATCCGGCACGGTCGAATGCGGTGTCACCCTGAAGCGGCGGCGCCGCACCTTCACCGTGGCCGGGAGCAGCCCCCGGGCCGTCCTCCTGGATGAGATCGAACAGCGCATCGGAGACGGTCCGTGCATCGAGGCACTAAAGGTCAAGGAGCCGGTGCTGCTGGCCAACGTGGACACGGATCCGCGCTGGCCGGAATACCAGAAAGCCCTGGCGGATGAGGGGTGCCGGGCCACCCTGGGCGTGCCGCTGGAACTCGGTGAGGATGCTGCCGCCGCACTGAACTTTTTCGCGTTCGAATCAGGTGTTTTCACCCCTGCAGTCATCCAGGAGGCGGTGGAATTTGCGGACCTTGCCGCCGGTGCGGTGCGGCTTGCTGTGAGGCTGGGCAGCGCGCAGTCGCTGGCGGAGGATCTTGCCGCCGCCATGCAGAGCCGTACGTCGATCGACCTGGCGTGCGGTGTGATCATGGGCCAGAACCGCTGCAGCCAGGCCGAGGCCATGGCCATCCTCACCAAGGTGTCCAGCAACCGCAACCAGAAGCTGCGCGTGGTGGCCGAGGAACTGCTCGCCAACCTGGCCGGCGGGGACGTCCGGACGCACTTCGAACCGTAA
- a CDS encoding SDR family oxidoreductase produces MNIAVAGRTGTVGRHVVSIARSRGHQVVSLSRADGVDLVSGRGLDEALRGVDTVIDVSGPRTVSTKKAVDFFTNSTQNLLAAEKKAGVRHHIALSIVGIDNATSGLYAGKLVQEDTVRHGDVPWTLLRSTQFHEFVPMTVSVAALGPLVLVPHMRTQPVAAREVAEALVDAAEAGPRGRVPDLGGPRAEELAALVRAYLQKTGRRKRAVKLFVPGSMGKAMRNGDLIPKPGAAVGRQTFQEWLATQPSSPK; encoded by the coding sequence ATGAACATCGCCGTTGCCGGCAGAACCGGAACCGTCGGCCGCCATGTGGTCAGCATCGCCAGGAGCCGGGGCCATCAGGTGGTGAGCCTGAGCCGAGCAGACGGCGTGGACCTGGTCAGCGGCCGCGGCCTCGATGAGGCACTCCGGGGTGTGGATACGGTGATCGACGTTTCCGGCCCCCGGACGGTGTCCACCAAGAAGGCCGTGGACTTTTTCACGAACAGCACCCAGAACCTGCTGGCCGCCGAGAAGAAGGCCGGCGTGCGGCACCACATCGCCCTGTCCATCGTGGGCATCGACAACGCGACGTCCGGGCTGTACGCGGGGAAGCTGGTGCAGGAGGATACGGTCCGCCACGGCGACGTGCCCTGGACCCTCCTGAGGTCCACCCAGTTCCACGAATTCGTGCCGATGACCGTGAGCGTCGCTGCCCTGGGCCCGCTGGTGCTCGTTCCGCACATGCGCACCCAGCCGGTGGCGGCCCGGGAAGTGGCGGAAGCGCTGGTGGACGCGGCAGAAGCCGGGCCGCGGGGGCGCGTGCCGGACCTCGGCGGCCCCCGGGCGGAAGAGCTGGCCGCCCTGGTCCGCGCCTACCTGCAGAAGACCGGCCGGCGGAAGCGGGCCGTGAAACTCTTCGTCCCGGGCTCCATGGGAAAAGCCATGCGCAACGGCGACCTGATCCCCAAGCCGGGTGCCGCCGTCGGACGCCAGACGTTCCAGGAGTGGCTGGCAACGCAACCTTCCTCCCCCAAGTAG
- a CDS encoding ArsR/SmtB family transcription factor, producing the protein MGRRAAKTALFDAFASVAKVLGSGRRAEIVDVLAQGERSVDEIAADIGQSMANTSQHLQQLLRSGVVRTRREGTRIYYRLSGPSVARLWAAVRDVAAEHVAELDTVAAAYVGNRSAFETLTRAELRERMLAGDVVVLDVRPEPEFQAGHVAGAVSVPLNSLAARLKDFPGDRTIVAYCRSEYCVFADDAVRALQEEGFPAARLEEGYPEWAAAGLPVEAGPLPSGGR; encoded by the coding sequence ATGGGCCGGAGGGCTGCCAAGACGGCATTATTCGATGCCTTCGCTTCTGTGGCAAAGGTGCTGGGGAGCGGCAGGCGCGCCGAAATTGTGGACGTGCTGGCGCAGGGTGAGCGCTCCGTTGACGAGATCGCGGCCGACATAGGCCAAAGCATGGCGAATACGTCCCAGCATCTCCAGCAGCTCCTCCGGTCCGGCGTGGTGCGCACCCGGCGTGAGGGCACGCGGATCTACTACCGGCTCAGCGGTCCGTCGGTTGCCAGGCTGTGGGCGGCAGTCAGGGACGTCGCTGCCGAGCATGTTGCCGAGCTCGATACGGTTGCCGCCGCCTACGTGGGGAACCGCTCTGCCTTTGAGACGCTCACCCGGGCGGAGCTGAGGGAGCGAATGCTTGCAGGCGATGTTGTGGTCCTCGACGTGCGCCCCGAGCCGGAATTCCAGGCGGGACATGTGGCCGGCGCTGTGTCGGTGCCCCTGAACAGCCTCGCCGCGCGGCTGAAGGACTTCCCCGGCGACCGGACCATCGTGGCGTACTGCCGCAGCGAGTACTGCGTGTTCGCCGACGACGCCGTGCGGGCGCTGCAGGAGGAAGGATTCCCCGCGGCGCGGTTAGAGGAGGGGTATCCGGAATGGGCGGCAGCAGGGCTGCCTGTCGAGGCCGGTCCGCTGCCGTCCGGGGGACGGTAG
- a CDS encoding MinD/ParA family ATP-binding protein yields the protein MPEPADKNARATAHNAGQPQTRRRRDLRRPAGASPDARTGTMPAAATPNNSRTAPARRSSWAEAAAVADAQAETDAGAPGASAGPAAAAPAAPAATAAPAAPAASAGEATVPSPVPASPPARPAAQPATSRRGTVPAEPSTPPSNATTRQAAKLAAADAPVSDFITGPGSFVRQQKPRPRGGFRGALYAMTGGAINLGPGPRQREEDELGRRISRQLQGSYNTAVLSLKGGIGKTSTTVGVGLTLAEYRGDAPCAIDANPDSGDLVERALGEGIYQQSSPRTITDLLKNIESVDSLTALARYMHHAGRLHLIAGEQDPEVSDSLTAEEYLRIRKLISGYYSVALTDCGTGVTHNAMSGILQSADNLVIAAGYAVSGAKRARSTLQWLASHGYEDLARNAIVVITDKDEVSSRVDKDAIEDHLSGICRQLIAVPHDRGVADGDLVTLDVLKPETRRAYKEIAAAIVDGYV from the coding sequence ATGCCTGAACCGGCCGATAAGAACGCACGCGCCACTGCACACAATGCAGGGCAGCCCCAGACGCGCCGCCGCCGCGACCTCCGTCGCCCGGCAGGTGCATCTCCGGATGCCCGGACAGGAACCATGCCCGCCGCTGCCACACCCAACAACAGCCGCACCGCCCCCGCCCGGCGGAGTTCCTGGGCCGAAGCGGCTGCGGTCGCCGACGCACAGGCGGAAACGGACGCGGGGGCTCCTGGCGCTTCTGCCGGTCCCGCGGCTGCCGCTCCTGCGGCACCGGCCGCGACGGCGGCTCCAGCCGCTCCTGCCGCTTCGGCCGGGGAGGCGACGGTGCCGTCACCGGTTCCGGCGTCGCCTCCTGCCCGGCCCGCGGCACAGCCGGCCACCTCCCGCAGGGGCACGGTGCCCGCGGAACCCAGCACACCGCCGTCGAACGCTACAACCCGCCAGGCCGCCAAACTGGCGGCAGCGGACGCGCCCGTCTCCGACTTCATCACCGGGCCCGGTTCCTTTGTCCGCCAACAGAAGCCGCGCCCCCGCGGCGGATTCCGCGGCGCCCTGTATGCCATGACCGGCGGAGCCATCAACCTGGGCCCCGGTCCGCGCCAGCGTGAAGAGGACGAACTGGGCCGGCGGATCTCGCGCCAGCTGCAGGGCAGCTACAACACCGCGGTGCTCAGCCTCAAGGGCGGCATCGGCAAGACCTCCACCACCGTGGGCGTGGGCCTGACCCTCGCCGAATACCGCGGCGACGCCCCGTGCGCCATCGACGCCAACCCGGACTCGGGCGACCTCGTGGAGCGCGCCCTGGGCGAAGGCATCTACCAGCAGTCCAGCCCGCGCACCATCACGGACCTGCTCAAGAACATCGAATCCGTCGACTCCCTCACCGCGCTGGCCCGCTACATGCACCACGCCGGCCGCCTGCATCTGATCGCGGGGGAGCAGGACCCGGAAGTGTCCGACTCGCTCACGGCCGAGGAATACCTTCGGATCCGCAAGCTCATTTCCGGCTACTACTCCGTGGCACTGACCGACTGCGGCACCGGCGTCACGCACAACGCCATGAGCGGCATCCTGCAGTCCGCGGACAACCTGGTGATCGCCGCCGGCTACGCGGTAAGCGGCGCCAAGCGTGCCCGCAGCACCCTCCAGTGGCTCGCCAGCCACGGCTACGAGGACCTGGCCCGCAACGCGATCGTGGTGATCACGGACAAGGACGAGGTCTCCTCCCGCGTGGACAAGGACGCCATCGAGGACCACCTTTCCGGCATCTGCCGGCAGCTGATCGCCGTCCCGCACGACCGCGGAGTGGCCGACGGCGACCTGGTTACCCTAGACGTGCTCAAGCCCGAAACCCGGCGCGCCTACAAGGAGATCGCGGCCGCGATTGTGGACGGGTACGTGTAG